A window from Pseudobutyrivibrio ruminis HUN009 encodes these proteins:
- the tadA gene encoding tRNA adenosine(34) deaminase TadA — MEQAIKEAKKAYDINEVPIGCVIVQDDKIIARGYNRRNTDKSVLAHAEIAAIQEACRKTGDWRLEDCTLYVTLEPCQMCAGAIVQARIPKVVVGAMNPKAGCAGSVINILQIDKFNHQCELETGILGERCTEMMTKFFEELREQKNQLM; from the coding sequence ATGGAACAAGCCATCAAAGAAGCAAAGAAGGCCTACGACATCAATGAGGTTCCTATTGGATGCGTAATTGTTCAGGATGACAAAATCATTGCCAGAGGGTACAATCGCAGAAATACAGATAAGAGCGTTTTGGCACATGCGGAAATAGCAGCCATTCAGGAAGCCTGCAGAAAAACAGGTGATTGGAGATTAGAGGATTGCACATTATATGTAACATTGGAACCATGCCAGATGTGTGCAGGAGCAATAGTTCAGGCTCGTATTCCAAAGGTTGTAGTTGGAGCGATGAATCCTAAGGCAGGATGTGCTGGCTCAGTAATCAACATTTTACAAATAGATAAATTTAATCATCAGTGTGAGCTTGAGACAGGAATCTTAGGTGAAAGATGTACAGAAATGATGACAAAGTTTTTTGAAGAGTTAAGAGAACAGAAAAATCAGTTAATGTAA